The Methanomethylovorans hollandica DSM 15978 genome includes a region encoding these proteins:
- the groL gene encoding chaperonin GroEL (60 kDa chaperone family; promotes refolding of misfolded polypeptides especially under stressful conditions; forms two stacked rings of heptamers to form a barrel-shaped 14mer; ends can be capped by GroES; misfolded proteins enter the barrel where they are refolded when GroES binds): MTSKQITFHENARRSLLNGVDKVANTVKITLGPKGRNVVLDKPSNPVVTNDGVTIAKEIELKDKFENIGAKLVKEVASRTQDTTGDGTTTATLLAQSLITEGIRNITAGANPIEVKKGIEKATEAVVKHIKEQSQDVKDKAKIIQVATISANNDEEIGGLIAGAMEKVGYNGVITVEDSRTMETNLEVVEGMQFERGFVSPYMATDHEKLTCDFDEPYILITDRTISTMNQVIPVLEKVAKEGRSLLIVAKDVEGDAQAGIILNIIRGALKVCAVKAPGFGDDQKDMLEDIAVLTGGTVISEDKGMKLEDFTSVMLGNARKVTVDKNKTTIVEGKGNKAAIEQRMRVIESQIDVTESDYRKKELKKRLAKLGGGVAVIKVGAATETELKEKKMRIDDALNATKAAVEEGVVAGGGVTMFHATSILDELELDGDQQIGAMIVKRSLEEPMRQIAINAGREGAEIVARVRTETNPNFGYNAKTDVFEDLFEAGVIDPTKVVRSGLQNAASIAGMVLTTEVLVADFDDEKDERTAAIII; the protein is encoded by the coding sequence ATGACTTCAAAACAGATCACATTTCATGAGAACGCACGCAGATCATTGTTAAATGGTGTGGACAAGGTAGCTAACACAGTGAAGATTACATTAGGCCCTAAAGGGCGCAATGTTGTGCTGGATAAGCCTTCAAACCCGGTAGTGACAAATGATGGGGTTACCATTGCAAAAGAGATCGAACTGAAAGACAAGTTCGAGAACATTGGTGCAAAGCTTGTGAAAGAAGTGGCATCCAGGACCCAGGATACCACGGGTGATGGTACTACCACTGCAACCTTGTTAGCCCAGTCGCTTATCACCGAAGGCATAAGGAATATCACTGCAGGAGCTAACCCCATAGAGGTCAAGAAAGGGATCGAAAAGGCCACAGAAGCTGTTGTAAAACATATCAAAGAACAGAGTCAGGATGTAAAGGACAAAGCCAAGATCATCCAGGTTGCCACGATATCGGCCAACAATGATGAAGAAATCGGAGGTCTTATCGCGGGTGCTATGGAAAAGGTGGGATACAACGGTGTAATCACTGTAGAAGATTCCAGGACAATGGAAACAAACCTTGAAGTAGTGGAAGGCATGCAGTTTGAAAGAGGGTTCGTATCACCTTACATGGCCACTGACCACGAAAAACTGACATGTGATTTCGACGAGCCATACATCCTCATCACTGACAGGACCATAAGCACAATGAACCAGGTCATACCTGTGCTGGAAAAGGTTGCAAAGGAAGGCAGATCGTTGCTGATAGTGGCCAAGGATGTAGAAGGTGATGCACAGGCAGGCATCATACTGAACATCATCCGCGGTGCTTTGAAGGTATGTGCGGTCAAGGCTCCGGGCTTTGGTGATGACCAGAAGGACATGCTCGAAGATATAGCTGTGCTTACAGGCGGTACTGTCATCAGTGAAGACAAAGGCATGAAGCTTGAAGACTTTACCAGTGTGATGCTGGGCAATGCAAGAAAGGTAACAGTGGATAAGAACAAGACCACCATAGTGGAAGGCAAGGGTAACAAAGCAGCGATCGAGCAACGGATGAGGGTCATAGAGTCACAGATCGATGTAACTGAATCTGATTATAGGAAGAAGGAACTCAAGAAGCGCCTGGCAAAGCTCGGTGGCGGAGTGGCAGTGATAAAGGTGGGTGCAGCTACTGAGACCGAGCTGAAGGAAAAGAAGATGAGGATCGATGATGCCCTGAATGCCACCAAAGCAGCAGTAGAAGAGGGTGTAGTTGCGGGTGGAGGTGTGACAATGTTCCACGCAACATCCATATTGGATGAACTGGAACTTGACGGGGATCAGCAGATAGGTGCCATGATCGTGAAAAGATCACTCGAAGAACCAATGCGCCAGATAGCTATCAACGCAGGCAGGGAAGGAGCTGAGATCGTCGCACGCGTGCGCACAGAAACAAATCCGAACTTTGGATACAATGCCAAGACCGATGTGTTCGAGGACCTCTTTGAAGCCGGTGTTATAGATCCCACAAAGGTCGTGCGCAGTGGGCTGCAGAACGCTGCCTCCATTGCGGGCATGGTACTGACCACTGAGGTACTGGTTGCGGATTTCGACGACGAGAAA
- the groES gene encoding co-chaperone GroES, which yields MIIKPIGERILIEVVKQAEKTDSGIYLPDSAKEEKKEGIVVAVGTFEDGRELPVKKGDHVIYGGYKSDEIDIDGELHVFVDFKDLLAVIEK from the coding sequence AGAGAATATTAATAGAAGTGGTCAAACAGGCCGAGAAGACCGATAGCGGCATTTACCTGCCAGATTCAGCCAAAGAAGAAAAGAAAGAAGGCATTGTTGTCGCTGTAGGCACGTTTGAGGATGGACGTGAATTGCCTGTGAAAAAAGGGGACCACGTGATATATGGTGGTTACAAAAGCGATGAAATAGATATAGACGGCGAGCTGCACGTATTCGTTGACTTTAAGGATCTGCTTGCGGTAATTGAAAAATAA